The sequence CAAAAATCAAAAGCAAGGTAATGTTCAACCTTACGAAACGACAGCTAATTTGTTTCAGCGCGGCGGTAGCAATCGGACTGCCGCTGTTCTTTTTGGTAAAAGACAGCGTTGGAACAACCACAGCGGCATTGTGCATGGTGCTTGCCATGCTGCCTATGTTTTTGCTTGCCATGTACGAGAAAAACGGGCAACCGCTGGAAGTGATTATTCGGCAATTTGTGGAAGTGAAGTTTCTTCGCCCCAAAGAGCGACCTTATCAGACCAACAATTTTTATGCCGCCCTTGCGCGGCAAGAGCGATTAGATAAGGAGGTACGGGCGATTGTCAAAGGAAAAGGGAAAGACCCAAAACGAAAAGCGTAAACTTACGCGGCAGGAAAAGAAACAGATCGACGCGCTTATCCGGCAGGCAAAGGGCGACGGGAAGCCCCATACGGCGCAGGACAGCATACCGTTTGAGCGAATGTATAAGGACGGGATTTGCCGCCTTGCAAACGGGCGGTATTCCAAGTGCATTGAGTTTGAGGACATCAACTATCAGCTTGCGCAGCCGGACGACAAAACCGCCATTTTTGAAGCCCTTTGCGATATGTATAACTCGTTCGACGCTTCTATCAGCGTGCAGCTTTCCCTAATCAGCCGCCATGCGAACAAGGACGATTTCAAGAACAGTATCACGATTGCGCCGCAGAATGATGACTTCGACAGTATCAGAGCAGAATACACCGAAATGCTTAGAACGCAGCTTGAACGCGGAAACAACGGGCTTATCAAGACCAAGTTTCTCACCTTTACCGTTGAAGCAAAGGACATTAGATCGGCGCGGGCAAGGTTTTCCCGCATCGAGGCGGACACCCTGAACCGCTTCAAGGTCATGGGCGCGGCGGCAAAGGTGCTGGACGGCAAGGAGCGGCTGGCGCTGCTGCACGGCCTCCTCCATCCCAAAGGGGAGCCCTTCGCCTTTGAATGGGACTGGCTGGCGCCCTCCGGCCTGTCCGTGAAGGATTTTATCGCGCCGTCCTCTTTCCGATTTGGCGACGGGCGAATGTTTCAAATGGGCGGCAAGTTTGGCGCAGTTTCCTTTTTGCAGATCGTCGCGCCGGAACTCTCCGACCGTATGCTTGCCGACTTCATGGACGCGGAAAACGGGATTATCGTCAATCTGCACATTCAGAGTATCGACCACAACGAAGCAATCAAGACGATTAAGCGCAAGATTACCGACCTTGACCGTATGAAAATCGAGGAACAGAAAAAAGCAATCCGCAGCGGCTACGACATGGATATTATTCCGTCCGACCTTGCCACCTACGGCGGGGAAGCAAAAAACCTACTCCGCGATTTGCAGAGCCGCAACGAAAGAATGTTTCTGCTTACGCTGCTTGTCTTAAACCTTGCAGATACCAAGCAGAAATTGGATAACGAAGTATTTGGAGCGGCGGCAATCGCGCAGAAATACAACTGCATTTTGACCCGCCTTGACTACCGGCAGGAACAGGGGCTTATGTCCTCTATCCCGTTGGGGGAAAACCTTATCCATATCCAGCGCGGCTTGACGACCAGCAGCACCGCCGTTTTCGTTCCCTTTACGGTGCAAGAGCTGTTCCAAAGCGGCGAAGCATTGTATTACGGCTTAAACGCCCTTTCCAACAACATGATTTTGTGCGACCGAAAGAAGCTGAAAAATCCCAACGGCTTGATACTCGGCACACCGGGCAGTGGCAAAAGTTTTTCTGCAAAACGCGAAATCACAAACGCTTTTCTTATCACGTCCGACGACATTATCATTTGCGACCCCGAAGCCGAAGTGCGACACGAAGTCGCGTAATTGAATTGCTGAACAAGCTGCCCTATCCATTTGGGGTAATCCTACCACAGCCTGCGTCGCTGGTAACGGCGGGGTGGGAAGCCTGTGGGACAACGTGGGAAAGCTGCGAGCCTAACGTAGCCGTACTGCCAGGATAAGTGTGCCATGGAGAACGTAACGTGAATCATCGCAAGGGTCGTTACAGGGAATAGGCGAAATCAGGCTGACACGCCTACACCAAAAGGTGCGGAGGTGGCCGTGGGAACTTTCGCAATCCCCCGGCAAATGGACATCATTCCTCCCGGCTCAAAGATGGCTCCTAAAGCACGCACAATTATTCAATACGCGGAACGTGGTAAACCCTATGTGTTCCTCTAATTCAATGAGAGGTATCGACCCCGTAAGGGGAAGAAATGACACAGAGGGTAGAGGAACGGGATAAAAAGCGAACGGCTCTGCTGTAATGGTGGAGCATAGGGGCTCTGCCCTGACCTGAAAGGGTGCTGACTTATCCCACGGTATTTCATAGCAAGAAAAGGAGGTAAACCTATGAACGGTAATTGTTCAACGACGAAGCGGAAACGCTCTGAGAGATTGCCGAACGCGGCAAAGCTGGCATTCCAGTGGAATCATGTAGATTGGAAAAAAGCCGAGGCCGAGGTTAATAGGCTGCAAGCCCGGATTGCTAAGGCGACCAAAGAAAAGAAATGGAACACAGTAAAACGACTGCAATATCTGCTTACGCATTCGTACTACGCAAAACTGCTGGCGGTCCAAAAAGTAACCACCAACAAAGGGAAAAACACACCCGGTATCGACAAACAACGGTGGAGCACACCTGCGCAAAAGATGTGGGCGGTGTTGTCCCTGACGGATAAGAACTACAAAGCCAGTCCCCTCCGCCGGGTATACATCGACAAGAAGAACAAAAAGGCGAAACGCCCTCTTGGGATTCCCACGATGTATGACCGGGCCATGCAGGCGCTCTATGCGCTGGCACTGGACCCCGTGGCAGAAACGGCGGCAGATCCCCGCTCTTTCGGATTCAGAAAGGGACGGTGCTGTCAGGATGCCTGTGAATATATTTTTGCGGACATGAGCCGCAGAAACGTCAGTCCACAGTGGGTACTGGAAGGTGACATCAAGGGTTGCTTCGACCATATCAGCCATCAGTGGCTGATTGACAACATCCCCATGGACAAGTCAATTT comes from Christensenellaceae bacterium and encodes:
- a CDS encoding transposase produces the protein MAYVTVPKDLTKIKSKVMFNLTKRQLICFSAAVAIGLPLFFLVKDSVGTTTAALCMVLAMLPMFLLAMYEKNGQPLEVIIRQFVEVKFLRPKERPYQTNNFYAALARQERLDKEVRAIVKGKGKDPKRKA